AGAGCCCAGAGTGGGCCAACCGTCAATGGACGATTTTCCGTAGATGTTCCAGGTATTATTCTTTGCTCTATCACTTTGTAAATCCGTAGGCTTGTAAATGAAACTATTTCCTAAATTTTTGTCCAGTATATAAGTAGTGTTCAAAGTTTGGTTTTGGTGGCGGTATTCTGTGGAATCCAGTTCAGGAGCTGATATATTCAGCAACAGTACAATGATATTCGCATAGAGGTTGTTTTGTGTGCTGAAGATGAATGACTGTAAAGCAGTTAGAACGTCGCTAAATAACAATGTCGTATCTACCACTCTCAaatcattattatattgTTCCAAGTCGAGGACAAAAGCATTTGCTTCGGAGGATAGCATAGATTTGAACAAAGTCAGTAATCTTGTATTATTACCTTCATTTACCATGCTAGTCTCATTGTTCAACAGAACCCGTCGTAGATTCAAACCAACATACGGCAGCTGGTCTATAGTTAAGTTTCCCATGACATCTCTTTGGGACCTAAAGGCCACCGTCATTTGAGGGGACATCGTCGGCCAGACAGATGCTGAAACGGTCTCATTCAGATCATCGCCAACTGTCGTAGTAGAGTCAACAGCAGTAACCCACGTTCGCAGTGAGGACCATATGATAAATAGGTATATGAGTATCCACATACCGTGTCTATAACGATGCGAATGCAAAtgaacaaaagaaaaagggaagAATAGAATGGAGATagtctttgaaaaagcgAGGTTAAAAGCGACTAAAAAATACCAGCAAAAAGGTGACAAATAAAGTTAAACAGGGTGTATCTCACCGTGCAGCGAACACTTCAATGTGACTTGCTCAGCCAAAGACTCATCAACATTTATGGAAATTTCAATGATTCCCATTGTATTGCCTCTTCCCAttgtggaaaaaagaaaaatgccAAAATTGCAAACCCTAATTTAAAAGGgttacagaaaaaaaaaagcaggTCTGAAATGCAGTTCGCCATGGTTAATATCTTTTCCTAATTTGGAAATATGTAAACAGGGcatctttcctttttttctcctaATGAAAATTGTAAGCAAAAGCATGAAACAATACTGCCACAAGAGGAGAATTCCTCCTTTTGAAGTCTAAAGCGCCATTTCAAACTAGTTTTTAGGAGGTCAGCCAAACGTTCATTCAGATTAGTTACTATCTTGGAATACTTCTAGtaggaaaacaaaataacaTATACAGTAAGAACAATAGAAAACGTATTTATGTCCAACAAGGCAAGTGACCAATCAGCACGCACGGCTTCCATCCTCAAGACTGATATTACCAGAGAAAACACAATCACCagaagcagcagcagcaacaacgACAACTACCATCACCACAATAACATCAATAATTACAATGAATCGGCGAAGACAGGAGAGGACGCCAATAAAGAGAATATACCTAATTTAGAGGAGGAGATTGCGGCCTTTCGAATTTttaggaaaaaaagcactTCAAACTTGAAGTCGTCACACACCACTAGCAatttggtaaaaaagaCAATGTTCAAAAGGGATCTTTTAAAACAGGATCCGAAGAGGAAACTCCAACTACAACAAAGATTTGCATCACCGACTGACAGGCTGGTATCACCATGCTCATTGAAATTGAATGAGCACAAAGTTAAGATGTTcggaaagaaaaagaaagtcaATCCTATGAAACTGAACTTTAAAGGCAACCTTGCTGCCGATTCAGAGGATGTAGAAatcgatgaagatgaggagTATTTCTACTAAAAAAATCTGCCTTTCTAGTCATCCAAAAATAGCCAAATGCTACACTAAACCAATAAGCAAACGAGTACATAAAGAATAAGTAAATAATAATTCAACAATAcctgattttttttttcttacattttttttattattcattaAAAGCAACCACCAAGCTTTCCAAATTATGAAACCTTGATAAAATGGCTTCAAAATCTTGATCTGGAATTCcgttttttttgaagaggTCGAAAATTATTTGCTTGATtagaatttcaaaatcaataaactCGTCCATATCCACGCTGTTCCGTGTCAAACGCTGGTTAGCTTTAAAAGCtagaaaatattgattGTTTTCAACATATCGACTTCTGTCTACTGGTGTAACCTCTGTAATAAAGTAGCGGGCACCCGTTTTCGATGGTCCATTTATTAGATCTAGTGACCTCTCCAATAAGATATCCCAATAAGCTATTGAGAATTTCAAGCGCgtgaaattcaaatttatcATCAGAGAACGATGTGCGGGAACTCCAGGGCTTTTCTGTATTTTCTCATAGACATTATTTATCAGTAATTGCAGCTGTGTAACAATAAAATTGACGCCACTTTCTTCGTCTTGTAGCTCCTCGTTAAGCTGCGAAATTAACCTGCTCGTATTCACAGTAACACACTTAACCACAGAATGTTCTTCGACATTAGAAATCTCTTGTATTTTTTGTACATCCCAAAAGAATTCAGACATTTCTATTGAACCATTCCAGAAATGTTGTTCCAGAAGTTTATTCTCTTGAACCTTTACACTATTTCGTATTTTCTCGGTTTTAGCCGCCCACTTTTCACGCGTTAACAGGGTAAGCTATATCAGATGtgacttttctttttcactCATCTAATGTTGTTTTTCGCGTCACATTTTTTGCcaataaataaatacatCACAATGTTCTATATTGTATATTCAATGGAAGTCATTAGGTTATTGGGCAAGATTTCAAGGAGGTAGCATACTGGTAAATATACGATCCATGAGCACATCACTTCTGTTTGAGCAgctaaattttttaattttagtGGCAGCAGAGGCTGAGCTTCCCATCGCTCACTCTACTAGAAAGCTTTTGATGGATAATTCATGCAATAACTGTCAAATATACGAGCTTTATAAcgaaaatttgaaagatgtCAAGACGGATAAAGATTGGTTCATGAACAAATTCGGCCCGCAAACAGTACATTTTGTCATTAGTAATACAATCaactttcctttttataAGATAGTTTATTTCGATCTTTTGATCCCGGTGGTATCACACACTTGGGTCCAGGATTCGGTCAAGACGAAGAGACATTTGAGGACAAATATGTATTCACCTAACCCATTTCATTTGCTCCGAGACTGTCAAGTATATATTTCCAAAAGCTCGTTTAATAAGTGTGAATACATATTATACTCTGATTTGCTTCATTTATTAGGAGGCACTTTAGTCAATTACATCTCAAATAGAACGACGCATGTGATTGTTCAAAGTCCCCAGGACCCGATCATAGCAACGGTCAGTAAATTGACATTTGGctctttttcctcttcatcgACCAACAAGCACACCGAAAAGCCTTTGAGAGAGTGGAAATTTGTCTATCCAATATGGATATTATATCATTTCAAAATGGCGAAGCCCTTGAAGGGCGAGCTTGCTACTTTGTGTGAGCTTGATATGCAGGACACCAGTGAGGAACAGTTATTCGCAAAATGGGAAGAGGTTATTGGCGATAAGCAGACATCATCATCGCAGCTTACTCTTCATCCAAACAAaactttattcaaaaatcaCCACTTTGCTATCTCACCAGatttaaactttttcacACCTTTGTATTGGTTTTTGAAAGGATTTATCGAGGATTTGGACGGCAAAGTAACTCCGTTGAGTTTTTCTGACGATCTGAAGTCTGTTTACCAAGCTTTTCCTGATATTGACTGTTATATCGGCCACTCTGCTAACTCACCGATACTAGAAAAAACCAAAAGCATTAAACCGGAAATTCATGTTGGGAACGTAAGTTGGttgttttatatgtttgcGCTGCAAAAATTTACACCTGTATCGCAATGTAAACTTATTCACCAACCATTTCATGCGAAATTATTTACTTCTAAGGAATTAACAGTCGCGTACACTAATTATTTCGGCTCCCAAAGGTTTTATATTCAGAGGTTAGTAGAAATATTAGGAGGACTTAGCACACCTGAACtaacaagaaaaaacacACACTTGATCACGAAGAGTACAATTggcaaaaaattcaaagtcGCAAAAAAATGGTCACTGGACCCGCAAAATGCCATTATTGTGACAAATCATATGTGGTTAGAGCAATGTTATATGAATAATTCCAAGTTAAACCCCAAAGACAGtagatttcaaaattttaaattGGATGATAACATGGGATGGAATATCGGCCAAATAGGAATGGATCATTCATCTCTCCCAACTCCAAAAAACCTATCGATGGTGACTTACGACACGCAATCCATATCAGAGAAGCCGCCTCCCACAAATGATCAAATGGATCAAATTAACGATAACACCAATGTattatcaaagaaagatgGTACGCCCATTAGTAGTTTTGAGAACTcaattgatgaaaagattgacaaattacaaaaaatatcagGAGAGGTGGCTGTAACCCATTCTGGAGATTTAGAACGGAGTTTTGTTTCCAGACCTTCAAGGGCAAGTTTTCCAGTAGTTGACAGTAAAAAATCTaatttacaaaagaaagactCAAACTCAGATATTAGTATGGAAACAGAGGTTTTCTGTGAAGGAcatgaaaaaagagaagaaaaggagtTTACGAAACCTATTACGGAGTATGATGCACCTaagaaacaagaaataaGGGAACAGTCACGCAAGAAGAATGACATAGattataaaaaagaagaggaagaaacGGAGCTGCAAGTTCAGCTAGGACAACGAACTAAACGAGAGATCAAAACttcgaagaaaaatgaaaaggagaaagaaACCAATGAATGTCACATTGAAGTAGATCAAATGACGAATGAAAAGCAAGGGGAGGAAAGTACAGGAAAACTGATTTCTACGGAAGACGTCACTTCTAAAAAAGATACAGATAAATTCTCGCATTTGTTTGAAGGATTATCTGATAATGATGATCACATTAATGACGAAAAACCGGCAGTTAATTCCAAATATACCACACCCAAGACGTCTCAAAATATTACGAGTGGCGTTGATACTCCAACCACCGCGCAAACGCAAGTTTTTATGCCATCAAGTGGCAATTCAAGGTTAGCAAAGACACAAGCTGCGAAGAGATTGCATACAGATATTGAATCATTAAATGAATTTCagaaaaactttaaaaGGAAGAGAATTGATAGCGAGGAGATTTCATTGTCCCAAGATGTTGAAAGGtcaaataataacaaaGAACTGGCTACTAAAGCGGAAAAGATATTAGCTAGATTTAATGAACTACCAAATTATGACCTAAAAGCGGTTTGCACCGGTTGTTTCCATGATGGATTTAATGAGGTTGACATCGAAATATTGAACCAACTAGgtataaaaatttttgacaatATTAAAGAAACGGATAAATTGAATTGTATTTTTGCTCCAAAGATTTTGAGAACCgagaaatttttaaaaagctTAAGTTTTGAACCGTTAAAATTCGCATTGAAACCTGAATTTATTATTGATTTACTGAAACAAATTCATtctaaaaaagataaactttctcaaataaatataaacttGTTTGATTATGAGATAAATGGAATTAATGAGAGtataatatcaaaaacCAAACTACCTACTAAGGTGTTCGAAAGAGCGAATATTAGATGCATTAACTTAGTCAATGATATACCGGGTGGTGTAGATACAATAGGCTCTGTTCTAAAGGCACATGGTATCGAAAAAATCAACGTTTTACGTAGTAAGAAATGCACATTTGAAGACATAATCCCAAATGACGTTTCTAAGCAGGAAAACGGAGGCATTTTTAAATACGTACTTATCGTCACCAAAGCTTCACAggttaaaaaatttaccaaACTGATTAATGATCGTGATAAAAACGAAACAATTTTGATTGTTGAATGGAATTGGTGTGTTgaatcaatttttcatctcAATGTTGATTTtacatcaaagaaaaatgttttgtatcaaaagaaaaataactaAAAATGGACACTATATATTACGTCATCTGACATACGACACTGAtaacaaataaatatataataattaTAAAGATGCGTTGTAGAAAATCTTATGTTCAACAAACAACCCACATATGATTAACAGACCATTTTAAATGTCTAGTTAGAAACAATTATTTGGTACTGTCTTTGAATTAGATTGTTTAATAAAGCATTTCTAATATAGGATACAAAGGGTCAAATAGTACCGTGAGTAGAATCATTTATTCCACACTTTATCCGCAAaccttttaatttttctacAATTTCATGGATAAAAACAGATTCATGGCCAGAATGCGTAAAGCAACTCTATTGTACAATTTTCCACTCTGAGATATTCACACAGCGGAGAGCCCTTCTACTCAATGCGTCAAGAACAATGTTCCAAACCTAGTGTATTTTAGGTATATTATTACGAGAGTATCCGCAATGTTAATGACGCAAAATTTAATGGCTCAAGCCAACTACTAACGTTAGTAAGAACTTTTTGATCTAATAATTAAACAGGTTACATCCATAGATTTACGTCAGAAATCTTAAATAATGTTTACATGCGAACAGTACCAAGATACATATATGTGGAGCGGATGAGAGATAAAATTGGGTTAAATGGGAAACATTACGGTATGATGCATAATTTTGAGTTTGGGCTTATTATCCTCGTGCGTATTGTATCGTCTCAATATGAGTGAAGATAAATCACCTATTACCCGAACTTTGAAGAGAACACTCTGAAAATTTGGTGAATAAGAAAGGGCTGTAGGTATTATTCGCGAAGCTTTCATTTATTGTAGTGAAAACTAGGGTGACAGAAGCTGATGGTCTGTTCTTCGATTTAGTACTGCCaatttcaagtttttcaCTTCTATAGCTTTGGTATTGGTCATTGTAGAACAATTTTATAATGCATGAACACAAAGCGGAGCTACGGCTAATAACCGTTGCACTTAACGAAGCATCCACCGATTCCCCCTCTTTTAGAGCTTCTGTCAATTATTTCCATACCAGAATGGAATCTCTGAGTAGTTGGATGCACAGTACTGTGGATTATGTAGAAAATACGTACAAGCCTTCGTTCCAAGACTTCCAAAGAATAAAGGAAACACTATTTTCACAGCTGCTCCCTTCTCCTATATTACTCTCCAATGGATTTGTCAGTAACCAGCCATATACTCCCTTGCTTGTAAGAGACTTTACTAGAGATGTCAGTGACCTTTCAAATACGGTTATGAAAATAATTTTAGGTGATGAAAACTCACAATACACTGCGGCATTGTCTGCTTTGAGCTCTGATGCTATTAACCCTTACTTcaacaagagaaaaacttttgaataCTACCAAAGGAAGTATGATTCGTTTTTAACTGACTTTTTAGCGGCCACTAATGATGGCAATACTTTAATTCCACAAAATCTGCAAAATGAAACATTCAAATTAGTCGATATTAAACACAAATATATAGAAGCTTCCTTGGATTTGACTGAGGCTATTTCGTTAATGAAAGTTAATTTGGATAAATTCCTGATAGAGACAATAGACATTGTGCGCAAAAATAACGTTATTACTACCAAGGACACCAAGGACGTTATCGACATTACTCCCGAACTTACGGAAACATTAAAGGATTGGACCGATTGGATAGAAAGTAACCTTCAGACTTTACAAGCATTGTCATCCAAGCTATCTGAAGCTAAGTATGCCATTCTGAAGCTCAGCTTGGCAAGAATGAAGCCATCTCGCCTGATACAAGACTatgatttgaaaagcatacaaaatttgaagtttAACCTTCCAAAATCGATAAGTAACGGAAATAATTCTGAGGAAAAAGGGCTATCGGGTTGGTTGTACATGAAAACTACAGTTGGTCATGATCCGAAAAGAGTTGTGTGGGTAAGAAGATGGTGCTTTCTACAGAACAATGTTTTTGGAGTTTTTTCACTGTCGCCTAGCAAAACTTATGTCGAAGAAACCGATAAATTCGGTATATTATGGATAACTGTAGAATATCTGCCCAAAGAACCtagaaatttttgtttcaaattgAGGATTCAAAATCCAAATTgcaaaacagaagaagaaaatacatACATAGATATCATCCTGCAAGCTGAAAGTATTGACGAGTTAAAATCGTGGATAAACACCTTAACTTCTCACAAAAGAATCGCATTGTCGATAAAGGAGGAAAACGATCCTCGTTATCAATTGgcgagaaaaaaaattgaaccTCAATTTTTCGAGTTTGCTTCAAGTAGCTCAACGTCAACAGATAAATTATTAACTTCATTTTCCAGTAAAACTTTGACATTGGTAGAagagctaaaaaaaaattatatgtCAGAGGATGATATATACTCTATCATTGATAATAAGGCATACCATCTGAGAGTAATTTCTACACCGATAGCCACGCAGTTGACTCATTTGGCTTTATTCTCTACATTTCTATCTGTATCAAATTATTATCCGTGTGCTACCCAGGCAAACACCTGGGGTACGGCAAATTGGAATGATTTGTCCTATTTAGTCAATCCACTCAAAGGAAGTTCAGTACACAAGCCAGCCACAGTATCGAATTCTTCCAGGTTTTCCGTTAGCTACCCCGACTATTATCCATACAGCCTGAAAGTCGATGATATACAATTTAgatcaattttcttttcagtgAATCATGATTTTTTACAAGTCCCAAAAGAACTTGTTCTTTTAAGATATTCATCGGTGTGGTGCCCGaacaataaacaaaaatttgcaTCTATGGCTTTTGTTACCCTTAACCACATTTATGTCtatttaaatatttcagGCTTTTCATATTTGAGAAGAATAGATTTACTAGATATCGACTCAATCGAATATGATAAAAGCCCAAAACATGTTTCTTCAAGAATGCTGCACATGCAAAGAGGCGATGGACTCAGGTTTAATATGTCCGTCTTTTTTACAGATCGAAGAGCAGTTGCCTCAAAGTTACAATTTCTGATAGAAAATAAGGCAATGCATATCCCAAAGGGCGAAAAAGAggttttagaaattttCCAGGAATTAGACGAAGAGATTGagaacgaaaaaaaaatcatcaaagATAATTTGTCAGAATCAGAACATTATTCAAAAGATTATGATTATCTATTGAAGAGCACGTATGACCATCATTTTGAGAATACTAACGAAACGCCTATGGAATTAATGAGCAGGAAACTCCGTTTAGAAAGGGAAGCCTGGTGCTACTTTCAAGACAATTTTAAAGTCGGAAGCAAGACGCTATTCCACGTTCTTTTTGGAGACAAATCTCAAGTTTTTCCAAGTTCACTATTTCTTTGTAAGAAGGGCAGTAACTTGAATAACAATTCATACTGGGAGCGCATTAGGCGCGCGAAAGAAGATGCAAGTTGTCAATTTGAACTTTGCCGTAAGTTACAGTTTCAACTGAATCGAACTTCtaattttatcaaagatCTATTATGGTTGAAGGATGACAATGACAACTTCAAATTAGTTCTTCAGCAGCGTGtgacaaaaataaaacaaggTTATTATTTTGAGGTGGAAGAAGGTCCCATTATTGTGAAATTTCCGCTATGCCATCCCTTACTCCTTCGTGTGAGGTTCATAATTGCAGAATGTATCACCTCTCAAGGAGAGTCCCTCAAAAAATGTGACCTGGCAATACTATATGACTTCAACTATGTTGAATCTATTGATAAGTTGAATACCAAAGTTGAAAAACTATGgctttttgaaagaatacACCTCAACTGGGCATTGAGATATTGTAAACTTGAACATTCTGAAATTAACAGAAAGACGAGGGaatatctaaaaaaattcaacgatagagaaaaaatgagTGATGTTATTAAATTGTGTGGATTCCTTGGTGTTTTACCAAAGGAAAGAATAGAAAACGATGAAAAGGCCGGCGATTTCATGCAACCTGTATATATCAATTATGATTTTCTGtctctttcaaaaatttttacaaaattgACCGTGTTTTATTTAAGCAGTGTCATCATTAAGACCATGAAAGTTTTACTGGCAATGGTAATGGTTATCTTCAaatgtttttcaaaagttaaCAAAACTTTATACTATTGTCTTTTGATATCTGCGGTAACCAATTTGTTCTTTGTTGGTAAATCTATTCATTCATATTTCTCCGTAAAGTCAGCCGAAACCCTATTTCAGAACTATGCCAATGGTGATCAGCGAGGACTTCAAATCATGCATCGGTCTTTGACAGTGCCTGATTTGAACCTActtacaagaaaaatgatggATAATGACCAGGAAAATCCAGTATTCAAGAGATTTGACGAAGACAAAAATGCATACCAGTACAAAGGAACAAGGCAAGAAATTGCAATTAAACGAAACCAAGTGCTGACGGAATTAAAAATTCTACAAAATACGGAAAAGGAACTCGTACAGGGAAGTTACAGAAAATTCATAATAACAGAAAGAGACAAATGCATCACCACTCAGAATGAAATCTTTGATTTATGGATAAACGATACCAAACTACAAGATTATTGTATGGCATGTTTTGCAGAGTACAACAGATTATCTGCCATTCCAGTCTGAATAGTGCCCCAGAATGTCTACTCTTCAATAATCAGAAGGACCCCGTCTTGTCTAATAGAATGGgtgaactttttttatttcttggcTCATGATTATATTGTAAAATACATAGcattttatataattgTGGTGCTAACCCtaagtacttttttttttcgccCTTTCCgggtttctttttttcaccttttcGTTTTTCTAGAATTTCGCAAAGTATATAAGAGACCATAAACAGTTGGAGAAAAATATCACAAATTTATCAGCCCAATTTATGGCAGCTTAAAAATGTCTAGGTCGATGCTTTCAACGATATCTTTATCAGGTGATTCTTACGCGCCAGGTGGATAGAGGAAATTTGCGACAGTAGGTTTACTGTCCTGGTTTCCTTGTACACTTGTGATACTCATTTTTTGTCTGC
This genomic interval from Saccharomyces cerevisiae S288C chromosome VIII, complete sequence contains the following:
- the SPO12 gene encoding Spo12p (Nucleolar hypothetical protein; positive regulator of mitotic exit; involved in regulating release of Cdc14p from the nucleolus in early anaphase, may play similar role in meiosis; SPO12 has a paralog, BNS1, that arose from the whole genome duplication); translation: MSNKASDQSARTASILKTDITRENTITRSSSSNNDNYHHHNNINNYNESAKTGEDANKENIPNLEEEIAAFRIFRKKSTSNLKSSHTTSNLVKKTMFKRDLLKQDPKRKLQLQQRFASPTDRLVSPCSLKLNEHKVKMFGKKKKVNPMKLNFKGNLAADSEDVEIDEDEEYFY
- the SPO16 gene encoding Spo16p (Meiosis-specific protein involved in synaptonemal complex assembly; implicated in regulation of crossover formation; required for sporulation), whose product is MSEFFWDVQKIQEISNVEEHSVVKCVTVNTSRLISQLNEELQDEESGVNFIVTQLQLLINNVYEKIQKSPGVPAHRSLMINLNFTRLKFSIAYWDILLERSLDLINGPSKTGARYFITEVTPVDRSRYVENNQYFLAFKANQRLTRNSVDMDEFIDFEILIKQIIFDLFKKNGIPDQDFEAILSRFHNLESLVVAFNE
- the RTT107 gene encoding Rtt107p (BRCA1 C-terminal domain protein needed for recovery from DNA damage; implicated in Mms22-dependent DNA repair during S phase; involved in recruiting SMC5/6 complex to double-strand breaks; DNA damage induces phosphorylation by Mec1p at one or more SQ/TQ motifs; interacts with Mms22p and Slx4p; has four BRCT domains; has a role in regulation of Ty1 transposition; relative distribution to nuclear foci increases upon DNA replication stress) is translated as MSTSLLFEQLNFLILVAAEAELPIAHSTRKLLMDNSCNNCQIYELYNENLKDVKTDKDWFMNKFGPQTVHFVISNTINFPFYKIVYFDLLIPVVSHTWVQDSVKTKRHLRTNMYSPNPFHLLRDCQVYISKSSFNKCEYILYSDLLHLLGGTLVNYISNRTTHVIVQSPQDPIIATVSKLTFGSFSSSSTNKHTEKPLREWKFVYPIWILYHFKMAKPLKGELATLCELDMQDTSEEQLFAKWEEVIGDKQTSSSQLTLHPNKTLFKNHHFAISPDLNFFTPLYWFLKGFIEDLDGKVTPLSFSDDLKSVYQAFPDIDCYIGHSANSPILEKTKSIKPEIHVGNVSWLFYMFALQKFTPVSQCKLIHQPFHAKLFTSKELTVAYTNYFGSQRFYIQRLVEILGGLSTPELTRKNTHLITKSTIGKKFKVAKKWSLDPQNAIIVTNHMWLEQCYMNNSKLNPKDSRFQNFKLDDNMGWNIGQIGMDHSSLPTPKNLSMVTYDTQSISEKPPPTNDQMDQINDNTNVLSKKDGTPISSFENSIDEKIDKLQKISGEVAVTHSGDLERSFVSRPSRASFPVVDSKKSNLQKKDSNSDISMETEVFCEGHEKREEKEFTKPITEYDAPKKQEIREQSRKKNDIDYKKEEEETELQVQLGQRTKREIKTSKKNEKEKETNECHIEVDQMTNEKQGEESTGKLISTEDVTSKKDTDKFSHLFEGLSDNDDHINDEKPAVNSKYTTPKTSQNITSGVDTPTTAQTQVFMPSSGNSRLAKTQAAKRLHTDIESLNEFQKNFKRKRIDSEEISLSQDVERSNNNKELATKAEKILARFNELPNYDLKAVCTGCFHDGFNEVDIEILNQLGIKIFDNIKETDKLNCIFAPKILRTEKFLKSLSFEPLKFALKPEFIIDLLKQIHSKKDKLSQININLFDYEINGINESIISKTKLPTKVFERANIRCINLVNDIPGGVDTIGSVLKAHGIEKINVLRSKKCTFEDIIPNDVSKQENGGIFKYVLIVTKASQVKKFTKLINDRDKNETILIVEWNWCVESIFHLNVDFTSKKNVLYQKKNN
- the LAM1 gene encoding Lam1p (Putative sterol transfer protein; localizes to puncta in the cortical ER; probable role in retrograde transport of sterols from the plasma membrane to the ER; one of six StART-like domain-containing proteins in yeast that may be involved in sterol transfer between intracellular membranes; conserved across eukaryotes; contains GRAM, StART-like (VASt) and two PH-like domains), with product MHEHKAELRLITVALNEASTDSPSFRASVNYFHTRMESLSSWMHSTVDYVENTYKPSFQDFQRIKETLFSQLLPSPILLSNGFVSNQPYTPLLVRDFTRDVSDLSNTVMKIILGDENSQYTAALSALSSDAINPYFNKRKTFEYYQRKYDSFLTDFLAATNDGNTLIPQNLQNETFKLVDIKHKYIEASLDLTEAISLMKVNLDKFLIETIDIVRKNNVITTKDTKDVIDITPELTETLKDWTDWIESNLQTLQALSSKLSEAKYAILKLSLARMKPSRLIQDYDLKSIQNLKFNLPKSISNGNNSEEKGLSGWLYMKTTVGHDPKRVVWVRRWCFLQNNVFGVFSLSPSKTYVEETDKFGILWITVEYLPKEPRNFCFKLRIQNPNCKTEEENTYIDIILQAESIDELKSWINTLTSHKRIALSIKEENDPRYQLARKKIEPQFFEFASSSSTSTDKLLTSFSSKTLTLVEELKKNYMSEDDIYSIIDNKAYHLRVISTPIATQLTHLALFSTFLSVSNYYPCATQANTWGTANWNDLSYLVNPLKGSSVHKPATVSNSSRFSVSYPDYYPYSLKVDDIQFRSIFFSVNHDFLQVPKELVLLRYSSVWCPNNKQKFASMAFVTLNHIYVYLNISGFSYLRRIDLLDIDSIEYDKSPKHVSSRMLHMQRGDGLRFNMSVFFTDRRAVASKLQFLIENKAMHIPKGEKEVLEIFQELDEEIENEKKIIKDNLSESEHYSKDYDYLLKSTYDHHFENTNETPMELMSRKLRLEREAWCYFQDNFKVGSKTLFHVLFGDKSQVFPSSLFLCKKGSNLNNNSYWERIRRAKEDASCQFELCRKLQFQLNRTSNFIKDLLWLKDDNDNFKLVLQQRVTKIKQGYYFEVEEGPIIVKFPLCHPLLLRVRFIIAECITSQGESLKKCDLAILYDFNYVESIDKLNTKVEKLWLFERIHLNWALRYCKLEHSEINRKTREYLKKFNDREKMSDVIKLCGFLGVLPKERIENDEKAGDFMQPVYINYDFLSLSKIFTKLTVFYLSSVIIKTMKVLLAMVMVIFKCFSKVNKTLYYCLLISAVTNLFFVGKSIHSYFSVKSAETLFQNYANGDQRGLQIMHRSLTVPDLNLLTRKMMDNDQENPVFKRFDEDKNAYQYKGTRQEIAIKRNQVLTELKILQNTEKELVQGSYRKFIITERDKCITTQNEIFDLWINDTKLQDYCMACFAEYNRLSAIPV